acaaaggaccaatatgcacatgaaaagatgtcaaacatcattagtcatcagtcatcagcaaatcaaaaccactgtgagataccatttcacagcCACTGGCATGGCTAGAATAAAAAGATAGATCATAAgtagtgttggtgagaatgttgAATGTTTGGTATCCGTAAACACTGCTGGTGTGAATGTAAAATGCTGCAGCTACTTTGGAACAcatctggcagttcctcaaaaggttgtACGTAGAGTTActgtatgactcagcaattccacccaagagaattgaaaccttatgtccacacaaaaagtTATACATCAATGTTCATAGgggcattattcataatatccaaaatatggaaataatccaaatatccatTAACTGATGAGCAGATAAATTCTGTTGTAAATAAATACCTATATGATGGAACATTACTTGGCcatgaaaggaatgaaatactggtatttgctacaacatggatgaagcttgaaaacataatgctaagtaaaaagaagccagaaacaaaagggcacatattgtatgattccatttatatgaaatgtccagaataggtaaatccacagagatagaaagtagattggGGGTTGTCAGGGACTGGCAATGGAGGAAAATGAGGAACATGGGTGTGGGTGATAAGGGGTATGGGTTTTCTTGGGGGGTGATCAAAATGTTCTAACATTGATTTGGTGATGGTAGCATAACTCTGAGAACATCCTAAAACCACTGACTTGTATGCTTTAAAAGAGTAAATTGTATGGTGTGTGAACTATATCTCAAAAAGTTGTCACAACAAAAATGTCAAAGAAGGTCTCTACAGTTCTGTTACTTCCCAGCTACATGGTCTTAGTCATTACAATCTCTCTgtgttcagtttcctcatctgtaaaatggtgataataagaGAACCAACCTCACTTGGCTGCTTCTGTGAGGATAAATGAGTTAGTACATATAGAGTACATACATAgtataaatatacacatgtgcctggcatataattggtgttacagtattataatcaacTATTGTTAATACAGTTTAACAATGGGAGGGGTTCTAAAtaacttggaaattttttttaagtttacttattcattttgagagagagcaagagtgagggtGTGCTAGTAgtagaggggcagacagagagaggtagagagataatcccaagcaggttctgcactgctaCAAGCtagcagatcatgacctgagctgaaatcaggagtcagacgcttaatctactgacccacccaggcgccactaaaGAACTTGGAAGTTTAAGAAGAGGGTGAAAGGCTTTGTTGACAATAACACCAGATGTCAAGAAACTGCATTCATTCCACACCACCTGTTTAACTTCACGTTGCTACAGCTGCTTAGAAGCATATCTATGAAAAATCTCAATTGCAAATATCACTTGAGTTATACCCAAGAGGGTATAAGGACTCTAAGAGGAGACCTTTCCAGATTTGCTGGCCCACCATgattttcctccttcccaccatGATGTATCCCACAACATACTTGACTGGGAAGGACTTACCCTGTTCCCACTGGGCCCCACACAAACCTGAGGATATGGTGGTAAGATCAGTTTTCTTGAGCATGAAGCCATTTGACTGGGTTTGTATATCacttcctgcctcttcctttctAGACACCCTTAGTAATTGGTAAATTACTCTTTATTTAATATGACTATGCTTAATGTCTTCCAGTCCCAGCAGTGTCCAGAGATTTTAAAGGACACATTCTTCAAGGGATTTGTCATTACAGgggcaatggaaataaaagagaaggaatgcACAGGGGAGGCAAGTTTCCAGAGCATTTTATTATGGGTACAGCCACTTCCCATCCCTTGTCCTCTGAAGAGATATGGTCGCCCTTGGGAGCAAAAAGGGGCCTTGGGCATGGTGTCAGAGGATCTGATTTCAGATATGGAGCTGATCTCTTAAAGGTCATGTGGCCTTGGCACTGTCTGAAAAGTAGGAGGTGGGGTCAGATGAGCTCTGAGGTCCCATTTAGCCCTAATACTCATCATAATCAGTAACTGACTAGTGACTTTTCCAGGTGCTGTTCAAAGAACTatatgcattaattcatttactaCTCACAGCTAAACTCtgaggtattattatccccatatgaagcatgaggaaactgaggcacagtaagATCAGATCCTGGCCCAAGTCCTCATGCTCATGAGTGGAGGCTCCATAATTGAACCTGAGACtaagtaaattaatgaatgaatgagacccAGGTCGCCAGGCCAGCCTTTCAATCACCATGTCTTCACTTATGTCTTAGggatctttccttttctttagtcATCAttgccccaccccacctcctctttTTAAGCACTTCTGGTGACATCTTTTCACTACTCacctcttctttctgtctcccacaTTCATACCTTCCTGTTCCTCTTGTTGCTAATTTCCAACTCGTTTCCCTCACCCTCAACTTGACTTGCCGTTCCCTTTCTCGCCAGCGGATCTCAGGCTCCCAGCTCTCCCCCAGCCTCCAGTATTTTGGGCAGTCACTGAGTGGGGGTCAGGACCTTACCCTGGATGGACTGGTGGACCTGGCTGTGGGGGCCCAGGGGCAGGTGGTGTTGCTAAGGTGAGAAAGCCTTTCTCAGACACTTCCAGATGGTATCCTAAGTCCACGTAGGACTCCAGCCTCCCAATCCCCATCCCACGTTGTCTTCCTGGGATCAAGGGCCTGCCATCAGCTCAGTTTTCCACTCATAGGACCAGACCTGTGCTCAGGGTGTGGATGAATATCCAATTCACATCTGCAGAGATTGCCAGGTCTGTGTTTGAATGTCGGGAAGAGACAGCCTCTGTCAAGGCACTGGGTGATGCCAACGTCTGCCTTCGTATTTATGAAAGTCCCAAGAATCGGCTGGGTGAGTCCTCTCCTCTTTGACCCAAGATACCCTGACACTTGGAATCCCTCAGCTCAGGACTCCTGTCTCCTACCTTGAACCTTGTCCACCTGAGGCATTTCTGGCTCTCTCATCTCTCCTTatcccctcctttcccctgcAGGTGACCTCCAAAGCTCTGTGACCTTTGACCTGACCCTCGACCCTGGCCGCCAGAATCCCCGTGCCATCTTTGAGGAGACAAAAGCCCGGAATCTGACTCATATCCGAGTCCTTGGGCTGAGACAGTACTGTGAGACCGTGAGGTTGCTCCTCCTGGTAAGGGGACTTTGAAGTCCTGGGGATGGCAGAGATTCTGAGGCTGGCAGTGGGCTGGGCAGGGAAAGAACAGAGTGTGTTCTGATTCTCACTGTGGTTCAGccccagcacagcacctggcatacAGGAGGTGCATAACATTGTTagctgaatgagtgagtgagcaaACGAATAAATGGATGGGTCACCTGTAATTGCTGAGGCTACATAGCTGGATTTTAGGATAGAACCACTGGTTTAGAGAGCTATGGGTTGATGTACTGGGATTCTTTTAGGAACTGCTTCTCTGAGACAGGCCTTGTctgaggcactggggacacagcatGATCATGGGAAACTCTAGGGGAAGGCCAAAAGCAATCAAGTTCCTAGATAATAGATGTCAGATAGTGATGAATGCTATGAAGAAAGAtaaagtcggggcacctgggtggctcagtcggttgagcatctgacttcagctcaggtcatgatcttgtggttcataagttcgagccctgtgtcaggctctgtgctgacagctcagagcctagatcctgctttggatgctgtgtctccctctctctgcccctctcccacttgctctctctctctctctttcaaaaaaaaaaagagaataaacatttaaaaattaaaaaaaaggataaagtcagggaggagagcagagaaggtATTGGGGAGACCTCTTGAGCAGGTAGAGTTTGGGAAGATCCTGAATAGAATGAATGAGCTGTGTAGGAGGCTGGGGGTAAGGAATTCAAGGCAGAAAATAGGCAAAGCAGAGGTTCTGCATGGTGGAATTATAGTCATTGCACacagattttacattttacagatgagggaacaggaCACAGCTAGTGACTGTGAGGATGCATTCTTTAGCCACTGCTGTTTTCAATGTCCATTCTCTAGGCCTGTGTGGAGGACTCAGTGACCCCCATCACCTTGCGTCTCAACTTCTCTCTGGTGGGCAAACCTATCCCTTCCTTTGGAAACCTCCAGCCTGTCTTGGCTGTGGATGCTCAGCGATACTTCGTGGCCTCTGTGAGTCCTGGTACTGGAATCTTCCAGAAAGGAGTGGAGGGTGTGGACTCCAGAACTTGGGGAAAACCTCACTTTGCCTTCCCTTTCAGCTTCCCTTTGAGAAGAATTGTGGAACTGACCATGTCTGTCAGGATGACCTTGGCATCTCCTTTGACTTCTCAGGGTGAGCTACCACTCCTTAGACCTGCCCTGGTTCCCCAACCCCTCTTCTTGAACCTGGAGCTCCTGCTCTGGCTCTCCCTAACATTTCTACCCTGTGCTCAGAAACAGACAACCTGTACCCCATTTCTTCCCTACTTCCTCACTCTGTGTTTTATCCCCAGACCATTTCTAGCCCCAGTCCCAGAATTATCTCCTGCCCTCTACCCCAACAACTAGCTTGAAGACTCTGGTGGTGGGGAGTACCCTGGAGCTGAATATGAAAGTGACAGTGTGGAATGATGGTGAAGACTCCTATGGAACCACAATCACCTTCTTCTACCCTCCAGGGCTGTCTTATCGTCGTGTGGCAGGGAGCCAGGTATCTGGGGAAGAAAGCAGCTGATGGCTGGGGGTCAGCAGAGACTCCTGTGCTTGGTTTAGAGCTCAGGCAGGTGCCACCATTGCTTAGCAGCCTCTTGTAAGCCAAGAGGACTGGGGTGATCATAGTTGGATGAATATGGTTATATTGCTGGAGCTTGCCTTGGCTCATGCTGTGTTCAACTCTGGGTATTGTATTTTAGAGATACTATCAGAAATTAATTCCCACAAGGCTGCAaatgtggagagaaaggggaccctgccttaaatttctttgttttccacaCCATATAAGTATTCCtctttaaataaaacatcttGGCCCTCAAATAGTTTAAAACACTGTTCTGTAGAAGAAAGAGTTGAATTTATTGGTTTCTATAGATCAGGGCTTTGGATACTTTGGTAATCAAACCTCAGTCTGTATGCCTAGTGCACAGCAAAGCCAGTCACTGAGACATTGAATACGCAGCATGGGAAGGGTTTATTCGAGAGGCAGCCCAACCAGGAGATGGGAAATCCAGCCTCAAATCCACCTTCTCTAAGGGGGAGAGTCAGAGATTTTTAaggcaacaaacaaaaaaagagtctgGCTATAGGGGAGAGGAGCTACATGACTTCAAAATCAGATAAAGGAAATTAATAAGTAGGGGAAGGTTGAAGTCATTTTGTCATCTGTGCCTGCGAGAAGCTTCTACATATGTTTTCATGCAATCCACAACCAGAGATTGGTGTCCATAATATGATCTGAGAGTAGGGTTTTAGGCCCTTCTATGTCAAAAGTTCATACATTGGACATATGTGCATTCTCAGAGACAGTCAGTGGTCATGACTGGTTCtggtcagtttctttttctttttaaaccttttatttattaattaaaaaaatttaaatgtttatttatttatttttattatttattttttattaaatataatttattgtcaaattggtttccatacaacacccagtgctcatcccaacaggtgccctccttaatgcccatcacccactttcccctctcccccaacccccatcaaccctcagtttgttctcagtatttaagaggctcttatggtttgcctccctccctctctgtaacttttttttcccttcccctcccccatggccttctgttaagtttctcaggatccacatatgagtgaaaacatatggtatctgtctttctctgactgacttatttcacttagcataatacccttcagttccatccacgttgctgcaaatggccagatttcattccttctcaatGCCAAGCAgcattccattgtacatataaaccacatcttctttatccatccgtcacttgatgggcatttaggatctttccataatttggctattgtttccataatttggctatataGCACCCATAAGAGCTGCTATacgggtacatgtgcccctatgcatcagcgctcctgtttcctttggataaattcctagtagttctgttcctgggttgtagggcagttctatttttaattttttgaggaacctccacactgttttccagagtggctgcaccagtttgcattcccaccaacagtacaagagggttcccgtttctccacatcctcgccagcatctgttgtttcctgagttgttaattttagccactctgaccagtgtgaggtggtatctcagtgtggttttgatttgtatttccctgatgatgagtgtgttgagcatcttttcatgtgtctttttgccatctggatgtcttctatggaaaagtctctattcatgtcttctgcccatttcttgattggattatttattttttgggtgttgaatttggtaagttctttacagattttggatgctaagtccttatctggtatgtcatttgcaaatatcttttcccattctgtcagttgccttttagtttggttgattgtttcctttgcagtgcagagctatttatcttgatgaggtcccaatacttcacttttgcttttaattctcttgcctttggagatgtgtcaagcaagaaattactgcggctgaggtcaaagaggttgttgcctgttttctcctctagagttttgatagtttcctgtctcacatttaggtctttcattcattttgagtttatttttgtgtatggtgtaagaaagtggtccagtttcattcttctgcatgttgcttgctgtccagttcttccagcaccatttgttaaagatactatcttttttccattggatactctttcccgctttgtcaaaaattagttggccatacatttatgggtccaattctggggtctctatttattccattggtctatgtgtctgttttttgtgccagtaccatactgtcttgatgattacagctttgtagtagagcctaagtctgggattgtgatgccccccgctttggttttctttttcaacattactttggctatttagggtcttttctgattccatacaaattttgggattgtttgttctagctttgagaagaatgctggtgcaattttgattgggactgcagtgaatgtgtagatagctttggttgtattgacagtttaacaatatttattcttccaatccatgagcacggaatgtttttccatttctttgtgtcttcttcaatttccttcataagttttctatagttttcagcatacagatcttttacatctttggttacgtttattcctaggtattttatggttcttggtgcaattgtaagtgggatcgaagtcttgatttctctttctgttgcttcattattggtgtatagaaatgcaacagacttctgtacattgattttgtaccctgtgactttgctgaattaatgtatcagttctagcagctttttggtggagtctttccgGTTTTCCATGTGGAATATCAagtc
This genomic interval from Panthera uncia isolate 11264 unplaced genomic scaffold, Puncia_PCG_1.0 HiC_scaffold_1581, whole genome shotgun sequence contains the following:
- the LOC125917205 gene encoding integrin alpha-X-like; translated protein: MNETQVARPAFQSPCLHLCLRDLSFSLVIIAPPHLLFLSTSGDIFSLLTSSFCLPHSYLPVPLVANFQLVSLTLNLTCRSLSRQRISGSQLSPSLQYFGQSLSGGQDLTLDGLVDLAVGAQGQVVLLRTRPVLRVWMNIQFTSAEIARSVFECREETASVKALGDANVCLRIYESPKNRLGDLQSSVTFDLTLDPGRQNPRAIFEETKARNLTHIRVLGLRQYCETVRLLLLACVEDSVTPITLRLNFSLVGKPIPSFGNLQPVLAVDAQRYFVASLPFEKNCGTDHVCQDDLGISFDFSGLKTLVVGSTLELNMKVTVWNDGEDSYGTTITFFYPPGLSYRRVAGSQNQLQAHSPSLTCDGTPAQGQSTQSTRCSINHLIFREGAKMTFMVTFDVSPKAILGDRLLLTANVSSENTTPRTSKTTFQMELMVKYAIYTVISSHEQSTKYLNFSALDWEESSQAQHRYQVNNLGQRDLPVSINFSVPVELNGVPVWTELEVFHPQNPSIQCSSERMVPIESDFLTHIQKNPVLNCSIADCLRFHCDLPSFGVQEELDFILKGNLSFGWVSQTLQKKVLIVSVAEIMFNTSVYAQLPGQEAFLRAQMEMVLEKYEVYNPVPIIVGSSLGGLLLLALITVILYKVGFFKRQYKEMMEEANGQTIPENGTPDPQASQ